One genomic region from Ardenticatenales bacterium encodes:
- a CDS encoding ABC transporter ATP-binding protein: protein MFRKTQVKREALKGINLQVKQGELFGLLGPNGAGKTTFIKILSTMLLPTSGRAFVAGYDVVRQTEQVRKCIGVVLGGERGLYYRLTARENMEHWAALYRVPRDVAPQRITRLLEMVGLHDRADDRVEVFSRGLKQRLHIARGLLSAPPVIFLDEPTIGLDPVAARDLRALVGNLKSEGITILLTTHQMHEAETMCDRVAFIKEGEIVSLDTPRALTRAIESIQLLKVEFDVGAQTPSAQLEEMAGVHEVQMSTNAEGFSLQIKAEKDAIPHILQVLSQTDVQQINSREPSLEDVYIQLLGMKGQKHD, encoded by the coding sequence ATTTTCCGCAAGACCCAGGTGAAACGGGAAGCTCTGAAAGGGATTAATTTGCAGGTAAAGCAGGGGGAGTTGTTTGGTTTGCTGGGGCCGAATGGTGCCGGCAAAACCACTTTCATTAAAATCCTGTCTACCATGCTCTTGCCAACCTCTGGACGCGCCTTTGTCGCCGGTTACGATGTGGTACGGCAGACAGAGCAGGTGAGAAAATGTATCGGTGTTGTGCTGGGGGGTGAGCGGGGACTTTACTACCGGCTTACTGCGCGCGAAAATATGGAACATTGGGCCGCGCTCTATCGCGTGCCGCGCGACGTAGCCCCGCAACGGATTACCCGCTTGCTGGAAATGGTGGGCTTGCACGATCGGGCCGACGATCGCGTGGAAGTCTTCTCGCGCGGTCTCAAACAACGCCTGCATATTGCTCGTGGCCTGCTGTCCGCCCCGCCCGTTATTTTCCTCGACGAACCGACCATTGGGCTGGACCCCGTCGCGGCGCGCGATTTGCGCGCACTGGTCGGCAATCTAAAAAGTGAAGGCATCACCATATTATTGACGACCCACCAGATGCACGAAGCGGAAACAATGTGTGATCGTGTGGCCTTCATTAAAGAGGGCGAGATCGTCTCGCTCGACACCCCGCGCGCCCTGACGCGGGCCATCGAAAGCATCCAACTGCTGAAAGTGGAATTCGACGTCGGCGCGCAAACCCCGTCGGCCCAACTTGAGGAAATGGCTGGCGTTCACGAGGTACAGATGTCCACGAACGCCGAAGGGTTCTCCCTCCAGATTAAGGCCGAGAAAGACGCCATCCCCCACATTCTGCAGGTGTTGTCCCAAACGGACGTACAGCAAATCAACAGCCGTGAACCTTCACTGGAAGACGTTTACATCCAGCTACTAGGGATGAAAGGACAGAAACATGATTAA
- a CDS encoding amino acid adenylation domain-containing protein — protein MWNTIRRIIRTQREAPPILPAPRDANMPLSFAQERLWVLDQLVVDRSAYHVSNLTRLQGPLRPDLLARSVRQVVRRHETLRTTFVEQDGQPVQIIHPDLACAWTFQDFRHLPQEEREQHARQWAVAELRQPFDLTTGPLLRVSLLQLAAQEYVLIFTMHHIISDGWSIGILKEEVSALYAAFLHDRPDPLPELPIQYADFASWQRAWLQDAVLEDHLAYWKRKLTGFSPLLELPTDFPRVPRQEMHGKRLYFSLPEELSQAIRNLSQQQSVTTFVTMLAALNVLFFRYTGQTDILIGVPASSRNHNLLKKLIGIFVNTLVLRSDLSGDPPFLQLLHQVHETSTGALAHQDVPFEQVVEMMQPARELANSPLFQVMFAFQNAPRSGLSLPDVEAGFFLRERETTVFDMTLLMWDVDQALQGAVEYDASLFRDDTISRMLAHFQVLLQAIVTTPNVAISRLPLLTSPQREERLSQATVTRVTHPAQTVLDLFVAQARRAPRAIAGISPTDTITYARLDAQANQLARQLRKHGAGPDVLVGLCVNRSCQMLVGLLGILKAGSAYVPLDPDYPQARLSFMVEDSGLSILVTGGNNAADLFPDYAGSLIDLDADWPRIAAESSADLPLALAADNVAYLIYTSGSTGRPKGVMASHRGLSNYVQAACRQFDLQPTDRMLQFASLSFDTAAEEIYPILATGGTIILRTDAMMASARTFLEQCATWKITILDLPTAYWHELVAQLETDPIPLPDHLRLVIIGGESANRERVASWQRAVGDDVRLYNTYGPTEATIVTTWQPLVAADAARPIIPIGQPVDNSQAYILDRWLQPTPAGVVGELYVSGDGLARGYHGRPGLTAERFLPHPYSRRGGERLYRTGDLARYGATGEILFVGRADQQVKVRGYRIELGEVEAVLAGYEGVQGAVAAVMGSGSGARLVGYVVGEGGAAVDRRGLLAYARGRLPAYMLPAVIEQLPAFPTTANGKIDRQALPALSIGAEEKAGPEQMARTPIEESVAGVWAEVLEREWVGVQQNFFELGGHSLLATQVISRLRQLFGVEVSLRRLFETPTVAGVAAAVTAGMGSREAAAGGGIEATKREGVMPASYAQRRIWFLEQLSPGTAAYNIPVALRLEGEVNVAALEHSLDRIVARHEILRTRLVRQGEDLGQIIAARGEVKLVTADWRGVGEEEQARRVQAEAVQPFRLDEGALLRVKLARIDEGAYLLLLTMHHIISDGWSMGILMRELSQLYNGEVGQRPVMLPPLPVQYADFAHWQQRELATGVLAAQLAYWRKQLPVGSGQIATIHDLPRPEVQTFAGRVRRFQLDAALSEGVRQVSRQAGGTLFMTLLAAFKLLLYRLSGQEEISIGTPIANRNRAEIEHLIGFFVNTLVLRTALRSEMSFLELLGAVRETALGAYTHQDLPFDLLVEKLQPRRNLNATPLFQVMFALQNTPGTNNLELAGVQVSGVRAETETAKFDLSLSLAVGGSGIRGRLEYNRDLFSEARVAQIIRQYETVLRHVVAQPRTPLGEVPLLTEAERRQVVETWNETAHAYDEITSVVERVAAQAAAQPERIAVQAGGERLSYGELNRQANQLAHLLRARGVTTETAVAICLERSVAGVVAALAVLKAGGCYVPLDPAYPPRRLRYILRDSRAAVLLTESRLRPEGIAACPVVLLDGAADQDLLSQQPAIDPPGCYAPEQAAYIIYTSGSTGQPKGVTVPHRGLNRLVAWQWRVFGIQATDRATLVASPAFDASVLETWPYLCRGASLHIPDEATRTTPSALIAWLAEQAITIAFLPTPLAEAALALPWPASMALRTLLTGGDKLQHGPPPGLPFALVNNYGPTENSVVSTWTVTPPRTVTPPIGRPVDNSQAYILDRWLQPTPAGVVGELYVSGDGLARGYHGRPGLTAERFLPHPYSRRGGERLYRTGDLARYGATGEILFVGRADQQVKVRGYRIELGEVEAVLAGYEGVQGAVAAVMGSGGGARLVGYVVGEGGAAIDRRGLLVYARGRLPAYMLPTVIEQLPAFPTTANGKIDRQALPAMSIGAEEKAGPEQMARTPIEESVAGVWAEVLEQEWVGVQQNFFELGGHSLLATQVISRLRQLFGVEVSLRRLFETPTVAGVAAAVTAGMGSREAAAGGIEATKREGVMPASYAQRRIWFLEQLSPGSAAYNIPVALRLEGEVNVAALEHSLDRIVARHEILRTRLVRQGEDLGQIIAARGEVKLVTADWRGVGEEEQARRVQAEAVQPFRLDEGALLRVKLARIDEGAYLLLLTMHHIISDGWSMGILMRELSQLYNGEVGQRPVMLPPLPVQYADFAHWQQRELATGVLAAQLAYWRKQLPVGSGQIATIHDLPRPEVQTFAGRVRRFQLDAALSEGVRQVSRQAGGTLFMTLLAAFKLLLYRLSGQEEISIGTPIANRNRAEIEHLIGFFVNTLVLRTALRSEMSFLELLGAVRETALGAYTHQDLPFDLLVEKLQPRRNLNATPLFQVMFALQNTPGTNNLELAGVQVSGVRAETETAKFDLSLSLAVGGSGIRGRLEYNRDLFSEARVAQIIRQYETVLRHVVAQPRTPLGEVPLLTEAERRQVVETWNETAHAYDEITSVVERVAAQAAAQPERIAVQAGGERLSYGELNRQANQLAHLLRARGVTTETAVAICLERSVAGVVAALAVLKAGGCYVPLDPAYPPRRLRYILRDSRAAVLLTESRLRPEGIAACPVVLLDGAADQDLLSQQPAIDPPGCYAPEQAAYIIYTSGSTGQPKGVTVPHRGLNRLVAWQWRVFGIQATDRATLVASPAFDASVLETWPYLCRGASLHIPDEATRTTPSALIAWLAEQAITIAFLPTPLAEAALALPWPASMALRTLLTGGDKLQHGPPPGLPFALVNNYGPTENSVVSTWTVTPPRTVTPPIGRPVDNSQAYILDRWLQPTPAGVVGELYVSGDGLARGYHGRPGLTAERFLPHPYSRRGGERLYRTGDLARYGATGEILFVGRADQQVKVRGYRIELGEVEAVLAGYEGVQGAVAAVMGSGSGARLVGYVVGEGGAAIDRRGLLAYARGRLPAYMLPAVIEQLPAFPTTANGKIDRQALPALAIADPDPTQSVIGPRDDIELDLVKIWEDVLQIRPIGVNDDYFELGGQSLLAIQIMARIREQWGQSIPLTQLFQDRTIESLSIALRRRNAQPTHDATIVLLQAGDARKTPLFLVHPVGGTVFCYADLLRHLDGRPCYGFQARGVDGPEEPFTQIERMAHTYNLLLQEVQSRGPYQIGGWSMGGVVALEMAQQLQAQGKDVDSLVLIDAHFPADRDARASDDAYLLRQFARHLGLPARSRRQIPAGRDVAEMLLHVLHEARQANLVLPDFTPPQLARRFAVFKANWRALAEYAPQQYGGRVLLCVAEDNEPEEVAGIQRWPQVLKGEVETQYLPGDHFSLVREPDVRRLGAYLVEKLR, from the coding sequence ATGTGGAATACGATCAGAAGAATCATTCGAACACAACGTGAAGCGCCGCCTATTTTGCCGGCACCGCGCGACGCCAACATGCCCCTCTCCTTCGCCCAGGAACGGCTATGGGTGTTGGACCAACTCGTCGTCGATCGCTCCGCCTATCACGTCTCCAACCTCACGCGTTTACAGGGTCCGCTGCGGCCCGATCTCCTCGCCCGCAGCGTGCGGCAAGTTGTCCGGCGACACGAAACGTTGCGCACCACCTTTGTTGAGCAAGACGGACAACCCGTTCAAATCATCCATCCGGACCTTGCATGCGCCTGGACTTTCCAGGACTTCCGTCATCTGCCTCAGGAAGAACGAGAACAACACGCCCGTCAATGGGCCGTCGCCGAATTACGGCAGCCGTTCGACTTAACGACCGGGCCGTTGTTGCGCGTATCCCTGCTGCAACTGGCTGCGCAGGAATATGTCTTGATCTTCACCATGCACCACATCATCTCCGATGGCTGGTCAATCGGCATCCTCAAAGAAGAGGTCAGCGCCCTGTACGCCGCCTTTTTGCATGACCGTCCGGACCCGCTGCCTGAATTACCTATTCAATACGCGGATTTCGCCAGTTGGCAACGGGCCTGGCTGCAAGACGCAGTGCTGGAGGACCATCTGGCGTACTGGAAGCGCAAATTGACAGGGTTTTCCCCCCTGCTGGAGCTACCCACCGACTTCCCGCGCGTGCCCCGCCAGGAGATGCACGGGAAACGGCTGTACTTCTCCCTGCCGGAGGAACTGAGCCAGGCGATCCGGAACCTGAGTCAGCAGCAGTCGGTGACCACGTTTGTCACCATGCTGGCTGCGCTCAACGTGCTTTTCTTTCGTTACACCGGCCAGACGGACATCCTGATCGGGGTGCCCGCTTCCAGCCGCAATCATAACCTGCTGAAGAAGCTCATTGGCATCTTCGTGAATACGCTCGTCTTGCGGTCCGACCTGTCCGGCGACCCCCCTTTTCTGCAATTATTACACCAGGTACACGAGACTTCGACGGGGGCGTTGGCGCACCAGGATGTGCCATTTGAGCAGGTGGTGGAAATGATGCAGCCGGCGCGGGAACTGGCGAACTCCCCCCTTTTTCAGGTGATGTTTGCCTTTCAAAACGCGCCCAGGAGCGGATTGAGCCTGCCGGATGTGGAGGCGGGTTTCTTCTTGCGCGAGCGCGAAACGACCGTCTTTGACATGACGCTGCTCATGTGGGACGTTGATCAGGCGTTGCAAGGGGCGGTGGAGTATGACGCCAGCCTGTTCCGTGACGACACGATCTCGCGCATGCTCGCCCACTTCCAGGTGTTACTGCAAGCCATCGTGACGACGCCGAACGTCGCCATATCCCGCCTGCCTCTCCTGACATCCCCACAGCGAGAAGAACGCCTTTCTCAAGCGACGGTGACCAGAGTGACCCATCCGGCCCAGACGGTGCTCGATCTATTTGTCGCTCAGGCCAGGCGCGCGCCGCGGGCAATTGCCGGCATTTCCCCCACCGACACAATCACCTACGCCAGGCTGGATGCACAGGCGAATCAACTGGCGCGCCAGTTGCGGAAACACGGCGCGGGGCCGGACGTACTCGTTGGCCTGTGCGTCAATCGTTCCTGCCAGATGCTCGTCGGTCTGCTTGGTATCCTGAAAGCGGGCAGCGCCTACGTGCCCCTGGACCCCGATTATCCCCAGGCCCGCCTCTCCTTCATGGTCGAAGACAGTGGTCTGTCAATCCTCGTAACCGGCGGAAATAACGCCGCCGACCTTTTCCCTGACTATGCCGGCAGCCTGATTGACCTCGATGCCGATTGGCCGCGTATCGCTGCCGAAAGCAGCGCCGATCTCCCCCTCGCGTTGGCGGCAGATAACGTGGCTTACCTCATCTACACCTCAGGCTCAACGGGACGTCCAAAAGGCGTTATGGCATCCCATCGGGGTTTGAGCAACTATGTGCAGGCAGCCTGCCGGCAATTTGACCTGCAACCAACGGATCGAATGCTCCAGTTTGCCTCGCTCAGTTTCGATACCGCCGCCGAAGAGATCTATCCCATCCTGGCCACCGGCGGCACTATCATCTTGCGCACAGACGCCATGATGGCCAGCGCCCGCACATTTTTGGAGCAGTGCGCGACCTGGAAGATCACCATCCTGGACTTACCGACAGCTTACTGGCACGAACTGGTCGCCCAATTAGAGACTGATCCCATTCCCCTTCCTGACCACCTGCGCCTGGTGATTATTGGCGGCGAAAGCGCCAACCGGGAGCGCGTGGCCTCCTGGCAGCGCGCGGTCGGCGACGACGTACGGCTATACAACACCTATGGCCCCACGGAAGCCACGATTGTGACCACCTGGCAGCCTCTTGTCGCTGCTGATGCTGCCCGGCCCATCATCCCCATCGGGCAGCCGGTGGACAACAGCCAGGCGTACATCCTGGACCGCTGGCTGCAACCGACGCCGGCAGGCGTGGTGGGGGAGTTGTACGTCAGCGGCGACGGGTTGGCGCGTGGGTATCACGGGCGACCAGGGCTGACGGCGGAGCGGTTTCTGCCCCATCCTTACAGCCGGCGGGGCGGGGAGCGGCTGTACCGCACCGGCGACCTGGCGCGGTATGGGGCGACGGGGGAGATCTTGTTCGTGGGTCGGGCGGACCAGCAGGTGAAGGTGCGCGGGTATCGCATTGAGTTGGGGGAAGTGGAGGCGGTGCTGGCGGGGTATGAAGGGGTGCAGGGGGCGGTGGCGGCGGTGATGGGCAGCGGCAGCGGGGCGCGGCTGGTCGGCTATGTGGTGGGGGAAGGGGGGGCGGCGGTAGACCGGCGTGGGTTGCTGGCGTATGCGCGGGGGCGGCTGCCGGCATATATGCTGCCGGCGGTGATTGAACAGTTGCCGGCATTTCCCACCACGGCCAACGGGAAGATAGACCGGCAGGCGTTGCCGGCATTGAGCATCGGAGCAGAGGAGAAAGCGGGGCCGGAGCAGATGGCGCGCACACCCATCGAAGAGAGCGTGGCCGGGGTGTGGGCGGAGGTGCTGGAACGGGAATGGGTCGGGGTGCAGCAGAACTTCTTCGAGTTGGGGGGGCATTCGCTGCTGGCGACGCAGGTGATTTCCCGGCTGCGGCAGTTGTTCGGGGTGGAGGTGTCGCTGCGGCGGCTGTTTGAGACGCCGACGGTGGCCGGGGTGGCCGCGGCGGTGACGGCGGGAATGGGGAGCAGGGAAGCGGCGGCGGGTGGCGGGATTGAAGCGACGAAGCGGGAGGGGGTGATGCCGGCATCCTACGCGCAGCGGCGGATCTGGTTCCTGGAACAACTGTCGCCGGGGACCGCGGCCTACAACATCCCGGTGGCGCTGCGCCTGGAGGGAGAGGTGAACGTGGCGGCGCTGGAACACAGCCTGGACAGGATTGTGGCCCGGCACGAGATTCTGCGCACACGGCTGGTGCGCCAGGGGGAAGACCTGGGGCAAATCATCGCCGCCAGAGGGGAAGTGAAGCTGGTGACAGCCGACTGGCGGGGGGTGGGAGAGGAGGAACAGGCGCGGCGGGTGCAAGCAGAAGCGGTGCAGCCGTTCCGGCTGGACGAGGGGGCGCTGCTGCGGGTGAAACTGGCGCGGATAGATGAGGGGGCCTACCTGCTGCTGCTGACCATGCACCACATCATCTCCGACGGCTGGTCGATGGGCATCCTGATGCGCGAGCTGAGCCAATTGTACAACGGGGAAGTGGGACAGCGCCCGGTGATGCTGCCGCCGCTGCCGGTGCAGTACGCCGACTTCGCCCACTGGCAGCAACGGGAACTGGCGACAGGAGTGCTGGCGGCGCAACTGGCCTACTGGCGCAAACAGTTGCCGGTCGGGAGCGGGCAGATAGCGACCATACACGACCTGCCCCGACCAGAGGTGCAGACGTTCGCCGGGCGGGTGCGTCGCTTCCAGCTAGACGCAGCGTTGAGCGAGGGGGTCAGGCAGGTGAGCCGGCAGGCGGGGGGGACGTTGTTCATGACGCTGCTGGCCGCGTTCAAACTGCTGCTGTACCGCTTGAGCGGGCAGGAAGAGATCAGCATCGGCACGCCCATCGCCAACCGGAACCGGGCGGAGATCGAGCACCTGATCGGATTCTTCGTGAACACGCTGGTGTTGCGAACGGCGTTGCGGTCGGAGATGAGTTTCCTGGAGCTGCTGGGGGCGGTGCGGGAGACGGCGCTGGGGGCGTACACGCATCAAGACCTGCCGTTTGACCTGCTGGTGGAGAAACTACAACCGCGGCGGAACCTGAACGCCACGCCGCTGTTCCAGGTGATGTTCGCGCTGCAAAACACGCCGGGGACGAACAACCTGGAACTGGCGGGAGTGCAGGTGAGCGGGGTGCGCGCCGAGACGGAAACGGCCAAGTTCGACCTCAGCCTGTCGCTGGCGGTAGGGGGGAGCGGCATTCGCGGACGGCTGGAATACAACCGGGACCTGTTCAGCGAAGCGCGGGTGGCGCAAATCATCCGCCAATATGAAACGGTGCTGCGGCATGTGGTGGCGCAGCCGCGGACGCCGCTGGGGGAAGTGCCGCTGCTGACGGAGGCGGAACGACGGCAGGTCGTGGAGACCTGGAACGAGACGGCGCACGCCTACGACGAGATAACGAGCGTGGTGGAACGGGTGGCCGCGCAGGCGGCAGCGCAGCCGGAACGAATCGCGGTGCAGGCAGGGGGGGAGAGGTTGAGCTACGGGGAGCTGAACCGGCAGGCGAACCAACTGGCGCACCTGCTGCGGGCGCGGGGGGTGACGACGGAGACGGCGGTAGCCATCTGTCTGGAGCGGTCTGTCGCCGGCGTGGTGGCGGCGCTGGCGGTGCTGAAAGCGGGCGGCTGCTACGTGCCGCTGGACCCGGCCTATCCGCCGCGGCGACTGCGCTACATTTTGCGGGACAGCCGGGCGGCGGTGCTGCTGACCGAGAGCCGGCTGCGACCGGAGGGAATAGCGGCGTGTCCGGTGGTCTTGTTGGACGGCGCGGCGGACCAGGACCTCCTCAGCCAACAGCCGGCGATAGACCCGCCCGGCTGCTACGCCCCGGAGCAGGCGGCCTACATCATCTACACGTCCGGCTCCACCGGTCAGCCGAAGGGGGTGACTGTGCCCCACCGGGGGCTGAACCGGCTGGTCGCCTGGCAATGGCGGGTCTTTGGCATCCAAGCGACAGACCGGGCCACGCTGGTCGCCAGTCCCGCCTTCGACGCCTCCGTACTGGAGACGTGGCCCTACCTGTGCCGGGGGGCCAGCCTGCACATCCCCGACGAAGCGACGCGCACGACGCCGTCAGCCCTGATCGCCTGGCTGGCGGAGCAGGCGATCACGATCGCGTTCCTGCCCACGCCGCTGGCGGAAGCGGCGCTGGCGCTGCCCTGGCCGGCGTCAATGGCGCTGCGGACGTTGCTGACAGGAGGGGATAAATTGCAGCACGGGCCGCCGCCGGGGCTGCCGTTTGCGCTGGTGAACAATTATGGTCCCACGGAGAACAGCGTCGTCTCTACCTGGACGGTGACGCCGCCGCGGACGGTGACGCCGCCCATCGGGCGACCGGTGGACAACAGCCAGGCGTACATCCTGGACCGCTGGCTGCAACCGACGCCGGCAGGCGTGGTGGGGGAGTTGTACGTCAGCGGCGACGGGTTGGCGCGAGGGTATCACGGGCGACCAGGGCTGACGGCGGAGCGGTTTCTGCCCCATCCCTACAGCCGGCGGGGCGGGGAGCGGCTGTACCGCACCGGCGACCTGGCGCGGTATGGGGCGACGGGGGAGATCTTGTTCGTGGGTCGGGCGGACCAGCAGGTGAAGGTGCGCGGGTATCGCATTGAGTTGGGGGAAGTGGAGGCGGTGCTGGCGGGGTATGAAGGGGTGCAGGGGGCGGTGGCGGCGGTGATGGGCAGCGGCGGCGGGGCGCGGCTGGTCGGCTATGTGGTGGGGGAAGGGGGAGCGGCGATAGACCGGCGCGGGTTGCTGGTGTATGCGCGGGGGCGGCTGCCGGCATATATGCTGCCGACGGTGATTGAACAGTTGCCGGCATTTCCCACCACGGCCAACGGGAAGATAGACCGCCAGGCGTTGCCGGCAATGAGCATCGGAGCAGAGGAGAAAGCGGGGCCGGAGCAGATGGCGCGCACACCCATCGAAGAGAGCGTGGCCGGGGTGTGGGCGGAGGTGCTGGAACAGGAATGGGTCGGGGTGCAGCAGAACTTCTTCGAGTTGGGGGGGCATTCGCTGCTGGCGACGCAGGTGATTTCCCGGCTGCGGCAATTGTTCGGGGTGGAGGTGTCGCTGCGGCGGCTGTTTGAGACGCCGACGGTGGCCGGGGTGGCCGCGGCGGTGACGGCGGGAATGGGGAGCAGGGAAGCGGCGGCAGGCGGGATTGAAGCGACGAAGCGGGAGGGGGTGATGCCGGCATCCTACGCGCAGCGGCGGATCTGGTTCCTGGAACAACTGTCGCCGGGGAGCGCGGCCTACAACATCCCGGTGGCGCTGCGCCTGGAGGGAGAGGTGAACGTGGCGGCGCTGGAACACAGCCTGGACAGGATTGTGGCCCGGCACGAGATTCTGCGCACACGGCTGGTGCGCCAGGGGGAAGACCTGGGGCAAATCATCGCCGCCAGAGGGGAAGTGAAGCTGGTGACAGCCGACTGGCGGGGGGTGGGAGAGGAGGAACAGGCGCGGCGGGTGCAAGCAGAAGCGGTGCAGCCGTTCCGGCTGGACGAGGGGGCGCTGCTGCGGGTGAAACTGGCGCGGATAGATGAGGGGGCCTACCTGCTGCTGCTGACCATGCACCACATCATCTCCGACGGCTGGTCGATGGGCATCCTGATGCGCGAGCTGAGCCAATTGTACAACGGGGAAGTGGGACAGCGCCCGGTGATGCTGCCGCCGCTGCCGGTGCAGTACGCCGACTTCGCCCACTGGCAGCAACGGGAACTGGCGACAGGAGTGCTGGCGGCGCAACTGGCCTACTGGCGCAAACAGTTGCCGGTCGGGAGCGGGCAGATAGCGACCATACACGACCTGCCCCGACCAGAGGTGCAGACGTTCGCCGGGCGGGTGCGTCGCTTCCAGCTAGACGCAGCGTTGAGCGAGGGGGTCAGGCAGGTGAGCCGGCAGGCGGGGGGGACGTTGTTCATGACGCTGCTGGCCGCGTTCAAACTGCTGCTGTACCGCTTGAGCGGGCAGGAAGAGATCAGCATCGGCACGCCCATCGCCAACCGGAACCGGGCGGAGATCGAGCACCTGATCGGATTCTTCGTGAACACGCTGGTGTTGCGAACGGCGTTGCGGTCGGAGATGAGTTTCCTGGAGCTGCTGGGGGCGGTGCGGGAGACGGCGCTGGGGGCGTACACGCATCAAGACCTGCCGTTTGACCTGCTGGTGGAGAAACTACAACCGCGGCGGAACCTGAACGCCACGCCGCTGTTCCAGGTGATGTTCGCGCTGCAAAACACGCCGGGGACGAACAACCTGGAACTGGCGGGAGTGCAGGTGAGCGGGGTGCGCGCCGAGACGGAAACGGCCAAGTTCGACCTCAGCCTGTCGCTGGCGGTAGGGGGGAGCGGCATTCGCGGACGGCTGGAATACAACCGGGACCTGTTCAGCGAAGCGCGGGTGGCGCAAATCATCCGCCAATATGAAACGGTGCTGCGGCATGTGGTGGCGCAGCCGCGGACGCCGCTGGGGGAAGTGCCGCTGCTGACGGAGGCGGAACGACGGCAGGTCGTGGAGACCTGGAACGAGACGGCGCACGCCTACGACGAGATAACGAGCGTGGTGGAACGGGTGGCCGCGCAGGCGGCAGCGCAGCCGGAACGAATCGCGGTGCAGGCAGGGGGGGAGAGGTTGAGCTACGGGGAGCTGAACCGGCAGGCGAACCAACTGGCGCACCTGCTGCGGGCGCGGGGGGTGACGACGGAGACGGCGGTAGCCATCTGTCTGGAGCGGTCTGTCGCCGGCGTGGTGGCGGCGCTGGCGGTGCTGAAAGCGGGCGGCTGCTACGTGCCGCTGGACCCGGCCTATCCGCCGCGGCGACTGCGCTACATTTTGCGGGACAGCCGGGCGGCGGTGCTGCTGACCGAGAGCCGGCTGCGACCGGAGGGAATAGCGGCGTGTCCGGTGGTCTTGTTGGACGGCGCGGCGGACCAGGACCTCCTCAGCCAACAGCCGGCGATAGACCCGCCCGGCTGCTACGCCCCGGAGCAGGCGGCCTACATCATCTACACGTCCGGCTCCACCGGTCAGCCGAAGGGGGTGACTGTGCCCCACCGGGGGCTGAACCGGCTGGTCGCCTGGCAATGGCGGGTCTTTGGCATCCAAGCGACAGACCGGGCCACGCTGGTCGCCAGTCCCGCCTTCGACGCCTCCGTACTGGAGACGTGGCCCTACCTGTGCCGGGGGGCCAGCCTGCACATCCCCGACGAAGCGACGCGCACGACGCCGTCAGCCCTGATCGCCTGGCTGGCGGAGCAGGCGATCACGATCGCGTTCCTGCCCACGCCGCTGGCGGAAGCGGCGCTGGCGCTGCCCTGGCCGGCGTCAATGGCGCTGCGGACGTTGCTGACAGGAGGGGATAAATTGCAGCACGGGCCGCCGCCGGGGCTGCCGTTTGCGCTGGTGAACAATTATGGTCCCACGGAGAACAGCGTCGTCTCTACCTGGACGGTGACGCCGCCGCGGACGGTGACGCCGCCCATCGGGCGACCGGTGGACAACAGCCAGGCGTACATCCTGGACCGCTGGCTGCAACCGACGCCGGCAGGCGTGGTGGGGGAGTTGTACGTCAGCGGCGACGGGTTGGCGCGTGGGTATCACGGGCGACCAGGGCTGACGGCGGAGCGGTTTCTGCCCCATCCTTACAGCCGGCGGGGCGGGGAGCGGCTGTACCGCACCGGCGACCTGGCGCGGTATGGGGCGACGGGGGAGATCTTGTTCGTGGGTCGGGCGGACCAGCAGGTGAAGGTGCGCGGGTATCGCATTGAGTTGGGGGAAGTGGAGGCGGTGCTGGCGGGGTATGAAGGGGTGCAGGGGGCGGTGGCGGCGGTGATGGGCAGCGGCAGCGGGGCGCGGCTGGTCGGCTATGTGGTGGGGGAAGGGGGAGCGGCGATAGACCGGCGCGGGTTGCTGGCGTATGCGCGGGGGCGGCTGCCGGCATATATGCTGCCGGCGGTGATTGAACAGTTGCCGGCATTTCCCACCACGGCCAACGGGAAGATAGACCGCCAGGCGTTGCCGGCATTAGCGATTGCTGACCCTGATCCGACCCAATCCGTTATCGGCCCGCGAGATGACATAGAACTCGATCTCGTCAAAATATGGGAAGACGTGCTGCAAATTCGCCCGATCGGTGTCAATGACGACTACTTTGAATTGGGCGGGCAATCTTTGCTGGCCATCCAGATAATGGCCCGCATTCGAGAACAGTGGGGGCAATCAATCCCATTAACGCAATTATTTCAAGATAGAACCATCGAAAGCCTGTCCATCGCCCTGCGCCGGCGCAACGCGCAACCCACACACGATGCGACTATTGTGCTGTTGCAAGCGGGAGACGCGCGAAAAACCCCCCTGTTTCTCGTTCATCCCGTCGGCGGTACAGTTTTCTGCTATGCGGATCTATTGCGCCACCTGGATGGTCGGCCCTGTTATGGTTTTCAGGCGCGGGGAGTGGATGGGCCAGAAGAGCCATTTACGCAAATAGAAAGAATGGCGCATACTTACAACCTTTTGCTGCAAGAAGTGCAGTCGCGGGGACCTTACCAGATTGGTGGCTGGTCTATGGGTGGGGTGGTTGCCCTGGAGATGGCCCAGCAGTTGCAGGCGCAGGGGAAGGATGTGGATAGCCTGGTGTTGATAGATGCGCATTTTCCCGCCGATAGGGACGCGCGCGCGTCGGATGACGCCTATCTTCTGCGGCAATTTGCGCGTCACCTGGGCCTGCCGGCGCGGTCAAGGCGGCAGATTCCCGCTGGCCGGGATGTCGCGGAGATGCTGCTACACGTACTCCATGAAGCCCGGCAGGCGAATCTCGTGCTGCCCGACTTTACCCCGCCGCAACTGGCGCGGCGCTTTGCCGTTTTCAAGGCAAACTGGCGCGCGCTGGCGGAATACGCGCCGCAACAATATGGCGGGCGGGTGTTGCTGTGTGTGGCGGAAGACAATGAACCTGAGGAAGTTGCCGGCATTCAACGCTGGCCCCAGGTGCTCAAGGGGGAAGTAGAGACACAATATCTGCCGGGCGACCACTTTTCTCTGGTACGTGAGCCGGACGTCAGGCGTTTGGGCGCATACCTGGTGGAAAAATTGCGCTGA